From Rudanella lutea DSM 19387, a single genomic window includes:
- the csm2 gene encoding type III-A CRISPR-associated protein Csm2: protein MAKTRPSNIDPAILKDGVRDVDVLKNWGHYLAEKDHEFDQLSSSQLRRFFGAVKKIQADFKGKRSELPLLEPKLAYAVGRDFNKDKQKNKSKIKPFYELMCPLIRGLKSDKQKPDEIEIDERKRFKHFVDVFEGIVAYHKEMEEVKTQPTA from the coding sequence ATGGCAAAAACCCGACCAAGTAACATTGATCCCGCTATTTTGAAAGATGGGGTTCGAGATGTTGATGTCCTGAAAAACTGGGGACATTACCTTGCTGAAAAAGATCATGAGTTTGACCAGCTTTCATCTTCACAACTTCGCCGTTTTTTTGGAGCGGTGAAAAAGATTCAAGCTGATTTCAAGGGTAAGCGTAGTGAGTTACCTCTGCTTGAGCCCAAACTTGCTTATGCTGTTGGCCGTGACTTTAACAAAGACAAGCAAAAAAATAAATCTAAGATCAAGCCCTTCTATGAGTTGATGTGCCCCCTTATTCGGGGGCTTAAATCGGACAAGCAAAAACCCGATGAGATTGAAATAGATGAGCGGAAGCGTTTTAAACACTTTGTTGACGTATTCGAAGGTATTGTAGCCTACCATAAAGAAATGGAAGAAGTGAAAA